Below is a genomic region from Cyanobacterium sp. T60_A2020_053.
GATGCACGGCACCGCTTACGCTAATTTTGCTGTTACTGCTTGTGATTTATTGATTGCCGTTGGCGCGCGCTTTGATGACCGAGTTACGGGTAAATTAGATGAATTTGCCTCGAAAGCAAAAGTAATACATATCGATATTGATCCGGCGGAAGTAGGTAAAAACCGTCGCCCAGATGTGCCGATTGTTGGTGACGTGCGCCAAGTTTTAAGACAAATTCTCCATCGCATTGATGATTTAGACTTATCCACCGAAACCGATACTGGTGAATGGTTAGCTACCATTGCACAATGGAAAAATGATTATCCCCTCGAAGTGCCTCACCCTGAAAATGCTCTTTCCCCTCAAGAAGTCATTGTGGAAATTGCCAATCAAGCGCCCCTCGCCTGTTATACTACAGATGTAGGACAACATCAAATGTGGTCAGCTCAATTCTTGAAAACAGGTCCACGCCGTTGGATTTCTAGTGCTGGTTTGGGTACCATGGGCTATGGTTTACCTGCGGCTATGGGCGCTAAAGTCGCTTTACCTGATGAAGAAGTTGTTTGTATTAGTGGCGACGCTAGTTTCCAAATGAATTTACAGGAATTGGCAACCCTCGCTCAATATAACATCAAGGTTAAAACCGTTATTATTAACAACGGTTGGCAGGGTATGGTAAGACAATGGCAGGAAACTTTTTACGGTGAGCGTTATTCTTCTTCTAATATGACGACTGGAATGCCTGATTTTAAATTACTGGCCCAAGCCTTCGGAGTTAAAGGAATGGTAGTTGATACCCGTGAAGAGTTGGAGGGCGCTGTTGCTGAGATGTTAGCGCACGATGGACCAGTTTTAATGGATGTGAGAGTTAAAGCCAATGAAAACTGTTATCCGATGGTAGCGCCAGGTAAAGGTAACTATGATATGTTAGGTTTACCGAAAGAAGCTCCCAAGTTTTAACTTTTCTCAGAATTTTTAGAAAAAATTACTCCCCTCTCCTGTGGGAGCAGGGCGTTTTCATTCTCAAAAATGTTAGTTTCTCAAACTAGCCAATAATCTGAAATTCAGAGGTTTTTAACTACTAATAAATCAATTAATAGTAAAAAATCCTCCTGTCTCCCTGTCAACCTGTCTTCTTGTCAAAAGCAAATCAATTTTGATGCGGACTTTGCAAAAACCCTGCTGTGGGAGAGGGGTTGGGGGTGAGGACAAAGCATTTTAATAAAGTTAAAAATTGGTAATAATTAACTCAAAAACTTCCCCCCTTTTATCTCCCTGAGAATTAATACTTCTTCTCGCTTTGACTCTTTTAATCTTATATTGTTGATATAATTCATCAAAAAAATTATTACAACTATCGTAATTTTTGACATCGGAATTACTAAGAATGAAATAATGATTATTTTTATTAATTTCGTCACAAAAAAGTTTAAGTCTTATTTGCTCTTGATCATTAAACATTCCCTGAGAATATGACGTAAAAGAAGAAGTTAGCTTTATAGGTTTATAAGGAGGGTCTAAATAGAATAAACTAGGAGAAACAGCGCCCTCCAA
It encodes:
- the ilvB gene encoding biosynthetic-type acetolactate synthase large subunit; the encoded protein is MVASNISPVKLSPEIAPITATGAFALMDSLCRHGVEHIFGYPGGAILPIYDELYRFEAQGKLKHILVRHEQGAAHAADGYARATGKVGVCFGTSGPGATNLVTGIATAHMDSIPMVIITGQVPRAAIGSDAFQETDIYGITLPIVKHSYVARHARDIAWILAEAFHIASTGRPGPVLVDIPKDVGLEECDYVPVNPGDVKLASYRPTVKGNPRQINAAIDLITSARRPLLYVGGGAILANAHEEIKALAQRFQIPVTTTLMGLGAFDEHDPLSVSMLGMHGTAYANFAVTACDLLIAVGARFDDRVTGKLDEFASKAKVIHIDIDPAEVGKNRRPDVPIVGDVRQVLRQILHRIDDLDLSTETDTGEWLATIAQWKNDYPLEVPHPENALSPQEVIVEIANQAPLACYTTDVGQHQMWSAQFLKTGPRRWISSAGLGTMGYGLPAAMGAKVALPDEEVVCISGDASFQMNLQELATLAQYNIKVKTVIINNGWQGMVRQWQETFYGERYSSSNMTTGMPDFKLLAQAFGVKGMVVDTREELEGAVAEMLAHDGPVLMDVRVKANENCYPMVAPGKGNYDMLGLPKEAPKF